One Malassezia restricta chromosome III, complete sequence DNA segment encodes these proteins:
- a CDS encoding oxidoreductase, short chain dehydrogenase reductase family produces MREVDEAVFFSSQCVERTRFWMASERADCFFGAMRLPTLGLACVDDLPLAGVGRLSGLKPWVMAAPGTNGPKTRHLFFWPRFSTHFGMFHLLQAGLERVLAPDHYGTLIGGFVLLLLIHTWAKGPSLLAREERLEAQEQRAHERHPDAQPSTPPRLRDMAGRVVLIGTGGMTPIGVVVIAMLANQGAHVVVLVPDLAADDVVQMILLLRESTRNENIFAESCDIADMHSISSFSQRWFEGKRTYGLAGTPTSETHRLDAVVFLPTQQGTTPIGVSRDESYTYHVLGPFHLLSTLLPSLQRQPPSRDVRIVSAISPWYAAGLGRFGTIQQPYTKPIFEPWTFLGASAMHELILAREWQRKLDAMAASDARPPTKLPGIDDQVPRLPRSHISSVLVCPGFDLASQLSAFFSTAQVSSTAHAIALWVVWLLVYPLLWVVGRPTHMAAEAVVWAICTRLAKESSTGGIRPGQLYREGRLLVPEEPRSCRGASGAAALWTSTEAAVQARLTAAPKTH; encoded by the coding sequence atgcgcgaggtGGACGAAGCGGTATTTTTCTCAAGTCAGTGTGTCGAACGTACCCGCTTCTGGATGGCCTCCGAAAGAGCCGACTGCTTTTTcggcgcgatgcgcttgcCTACCTTGGGTTTGGCCTGCGTGGACGACTTGCCTTTGGCAGGTGTCGGCCGCTTGAGCGGCTTGAAGCCTTGGGTCATGGCGGCGCCAGGGACAAATGGGCCCAAAACTCGCCACCTTTTTTTTTGGCCACGCTTCTCCACTCACTTCGGCATGTTCCACCTGCTCCAGGCAGGCCTGGAGCGCGTGCTGGCGCCGGATCACTACGGCACACTGATCGGGGGCTTTGTGTTGCTGCTCCTAATACATACATGGGCGAAGGGCCCGTCGCTCCTTGCGCGCGAAGAGCGGCTTGAGGCGCAGGAGCAACGAGCCCATGAGCGCCATCCGGACGCACAGCCGTCAACCCCGCCGCGTCTGCGGGACATGGCGGGGCGCGTAGTGTTGATTGGCACGGGGGGCATGACGCCGATCGGTGTGGTGGTGATTGCCATGCTTGCGAACCAAGGCGCACATGTTGTTGTACTTGTGCCGGACTTGGCCGCTGACGATGTCGTCCAGATGatcctgctgctgcgtgaAAGCACACGGAACGAGAATATCTTTGCCGAGTCGTGCGATATAGCTGACATGCACTCGATTTCCTCGTTCTCACAGCGCTGGTTCGAGGGCAAGCGCACGTATGGACTGGCTGGCACGCCCACGTCCGAAACGCATCGACTCGACGCCGTGGTCTTTCTGCCCACGCAGCAGGGCACGACGCCCATCGGCGTTTCGCGGGACGAGTCCTATACGTACCATGTGCTGGGCCCCTTCCATCTGCTTTCGACACTGCTCCCGAGTCTGCAGCGGCAGCCACCGAgtcgcgacgtgcgcatcgtcaGTGCGATTAGCCCATGGTACGCCGCGGGTCTAGGCCGCTTTGGCACGATTCAGCAGCCCTACACCAAGCCGATATTTGAGCCATGGACGTTCCTGGGAGCATCGGCCATGCATGAGCTCATCCTCGCGCGCGAATGGCAGCGCAAGCTGgacgccatggccgcgtcCGATGCACGCCCCCCGACTAAGCTCCCTGGCATCGACGACCAGGTGCCCCGCCTGCCCCGCAGTCATATCTCTTCCGTGCTGGTGTGCCCTGGCTTTGATCTCGCATCACAGCTCTCTGCCTTCTTTTCTACAGCACAAGTGTCTTCGACGGCCCACGCCATCGCTCTATGGGTGGTGTGGCTTCTCGTGTATCCTCTCCTTTGGGTCGTCGGTCGTCCGACGCACATGGCAGCCGAAGCTGTGGTCTGGGCCATCTGCACGCGTCTGGCCAAAGAGTCGAGCACAGGCGGCATACGACCCGGCCAGCTGTACCGCGAAGGCCGTCTTCTCGTGCCGGAAGAGCCTCGCTCCTGCCGTGGCgcaagcggcgcagccgcccTGTGGACCTCGACGGAGGCGGCCGTTCAGGCGCGACTCACAGCCGCACCAAAGACACACTAG
- a CDS encoding ribonuclease P/MRP protein subunit POP1: MKRAADGPSSVPGDAKRARHAHAMVVVPPRPISTHLDIDELIAARKSDILALHRAMNQARAATNTRAWQLLPRHLRRRAASHNVLRLPRRLRNKARAELRASNTAAMTRSEMRRRMPERTLHAYVRRRASLKARAARAGRRWLETHLWHAKRFRMSGEKGTSDGGAGRFGFCLAESPHHKSFRTTWRQTAQATVHDASYTSVYYVCARARRVADATSRLQLFLARAGAEHGWETSWTSGAQLCHTILLAKQAICPVQVLWIPRVVGRTRRACLLFVHPAASKDVRRALQKAHDALQCRRTGPIPQRWDRHVDIQAHQVDMAPSPAVAAGVWHSDASQRPPATPHARGTTLATTDGWNIFDLMGHRSAHILRRVLHPAESAVPAQSAMLRAALESPTLLPPHTVLTCDVTDPRLDAPNVPPAPPIASLCDDDVPRYTDARFFSCRHALPATTASIDRRRARGDTRAHGTQDTLTMMLIQRSIEPSPGPGHMFGYTLLVPRGWGAIYLHALARASALVVGQEQLRELYLNLGLPLFPYDWVGHPAYMALAEAGRARRAAQWHARPPAKRVRLDDEGLAYAFGGAALWTTLGRAEPTRPVILPAPTRIPRSPRIRPMVLVLLVACRRGAFDENATMHVPEADLLPQWRAALDPPTSRKTIARQELQTLEATPVARSSAVGAVTTGHYALATGHGRAIGAMDLEAWLELERRRVPPPPPTWGRWKRNRVPLERLVLVRPAMTETPVRAASVSLVRL; encoded by the coding sequence ATGAAGCGAGCGGCGGATGGGCcgtcgtccgtgccggGGGATGCTAAGCGGGCGCGACATGCCCATGCCATGGTGGTagtgccgccgcgcccgaTCAGCACGCATTTAGACATCGATGAGCTAATAGCGGCGCGCAAGTCGGATATtctcgcgctgcatcgcgcgaTGAATCAGGCGCGTGCAGCGACCAacacgcgcgcctggcagctcttgccgcggcacctgcgccgccgagcggcgTCGCACAATGTGCTGCGTCTGCCTCGTCGACTACGCAacaaggcgcgcgccgagctgcgGGCATCGAATACGGCGGCGATGACCCGCAGCGAaatgcgccgacgcatgccaGAACGCACGCTTCATGCGTACGTCCGCCGACGTGCGTCATTGAaggcgcgcgcagctcgcgctggCCGACGTTGGCTGGAAACGCACCTGTGGCATGCCAAGCGCTTCCGCATGAGTGGCGAAAAAGGCACGTCGGATGGTGGAGCTGGCCGCTTTGGCTTTTGCCTAGCGGAGTCGCCGCACCACAAGAGCTTCCGAACGACGTGGCGCCAAACCGCCCAGGCGACCGTGCATGACGCTAGCTATACCAGTGTGTATTACGTGTGTGCGagagcgcgccgcgtcgcggATGCGACGTCGCGGCTCCAGCTCTTTCTAGCTAGGGccggtgccgagcatggGTGGGAGACGTCGTGGACCAGCGGCGCCCAGCTGTGCCACACGATCCTTCTGGCGAAGCAGGCCATCTGTCCCGTCCAGGTGCTGTGGATtccgcgcgtcgtcggccgcACGCGCCGTGCATGCCTTCTCTTCGTGCATCCTGCTGCGTCGAAGGacgtgcgccgtgcgctccAAAAGGCGCATGATGCACTGCAGTGCCGACGAACTGGTCCGATTCCGCAGCGCTGGGACAGGCACGTCGACATCCAGGCGCACCAAGTCGACATGGCACCGTCGCCCGCCGTAGCTGCGGGCGTGTGGCACAGCGATGCCTCGCAGCGCCCACCGGCCACGCCCCACGCGCGaggcacgacgctggcCACGACCGATGGCTGGAATATATTCGACCTCATGGGCCACCGGTCTGCTCATATCTTGCGCCGTGTCCTGCACCCAGCCGAGTCGGCCGTGCCCGCACagagcgccatgctgcgagcggcgctcgagtcgccTACGCTGCTGCCCCCTCACACTGTCTTGACATGCGATGTGACAGATCCCCGCTTGGATGCGCCAAATgtgccgcctgcgcctcccATCGCCTCGCTCTGTGAcgacgatgtgccgcgCTACACGGATGCGCGCTTCTTCTCCTGCAGGCACGCCCTGCCTGCTACGACGGCCTCGATCgatcgccgccgcgcgcgtgGTGACACTCGGGCTCACGGCACCCAAGATACCCTGACTATGATGCTTATACAGCGAAGCATCGAGCCGTCGCCCGGCCCAGGGCACATGTTTGGCTACACGCTCCTGGTGCCGCGCGGATGGGGCGCGATATACTTGCACGCGCTTGCCAGAGCCAGTGCGCTGGTCGTAGGAcaggagcagctgcgtgagctgTACCTGAATTTGGGCCTCCCGCTGTTTCCGTACGACTGGGTCGGACACCCTGCGTACATGGCCCTGGCAGAGGCGggtcgcgctcgccgcgcggcacagTGGCACGCGCGTCCGCCAGCGAAGCGCGtccgcctcgacgacgagggccTCGCCTATGCGTTTGggggcgcggcgctgtggaCCACGTTGGGCCGTGCCGAGCCCACGAGGCCGGTGATTCTGCCAGCCCCCACACGGATcccgcgctcgccgcgGATCCGGCCGATGGTGCTTGTCCTGCTCGTcgcatgccgccgaggcgcgtTTGATGAGAATGCTAcgatgcatgtgccggAGGCAGACCTGCTGCCGCAGTGGCGCGCGGCGTTGGATCCGCCGACATCGCGAAAAACCATCGCGCGGCAAGAGCTACAGACACTGGAGGCCACGCCagtcgcgcgcagctcggctGTCGGTGCCGTCACGACGGGACACTACGCACTCGCAACAGGTCATGGCCGTGCGATCGGCGCCATGGACCTGGAGGCATggctcgagctcgagcggcgacgcgtgccgccgccgccacccacATGGGGCCGTTGGAAACGCAAtcgcgtgccgctcgagcggctcgtgcTTGTCCGCCCCGCCATGACAGAGACGCCTGTGCGGGCGGCTAGTGTGTCTTTGGTGCGGCTGTGA